A genome region from Glycine max cultivar Williams 82 chromosome 5, Glycine_max_v4.0, whole genome shotgun sequence includes the following:
- the LOC100801178 gene encoding exonuclease 1 isoform X2: MGIQGFLPLLKSIMVPIHIKDLKGCSVAVDTYSWLHKGALSCSTELCKGMPTTRHIEYCMHRVNLLRHFGVKPILVFDGGLLPMKSEQENKRARARKDNLARAVEHESDGNSAAAYECYQKAVDISPQIACELIQVLKQENLQYIVAPYEADAQMTFLAISGQVDAVITEDSDLIPFGCPRIIFKMDKFGQGVQFQDSMLQKNKELSFEGFNRQMLLEMCILSGCDYLQSLSGMGLKRAHASIKKFRSYDKVLKHLRYSGVSVPPFYEESFKKAILTFQYQRVYDPINENIVHLSNISDDIGDELDFLGPTMPKDIAQRIAKGDLDPITKMPFEQKGNSELLGCHLLLLMKQRTLLHIDSENWGSVPPPNIHIGYSSATNNSEFTESPCHEKKSPEHTVLRKPRQPIHKPCLGLHGHTNVQDTAEGKTREEATRKVTVRSAYFQHKQVEKNVYGEKQDCLSSGIAIDERKNALSE; encoded by the exons ATGGGAATTCAGGGGTTTTTGCCGCTATTGAAGTCGATTATGGTTCCAATCCACATTAAGGATCTGAAGGGTTGTTCTGTAGCCGTAGACACCTACTCTTGGCTCCACAAAGGTGCCCTCTCTTGCAGCACCGAACTCTGCAAAGGGATGCCCACTACCAG GCACATTGAGTATTGCATGCACAGAGTAAATTTGCTGCGCCATTTTGGGGTTAAGCCTATTCTAGTGTTTGATGGAGGGCTTCTGCCAATGAAGAGTGAACAAGAGAACAAGCGTGCCAG GGCTAGAAAGGATAATCTTGCACGTGCAGTTGAGCATGAGTCAGATGGAAATTCAGCTGCTGCTTATGAGTGCTACCAGAAAGCAGTTGATATTTCACCTCAAATTGCATGTGAACTAATTCAG GTATTGAAGCAGGAGAACTTGCAGTATATTGTTGCTCCTTACGAGGCAGATGCCCAGATGACATTCTTGGCAATTAGTGGACAAGTTGATGCAGTTATAACTGAAGACTCTGATCTTATACCATTTGGTTGCCCAAGA ATTATCTTTAAAATGGACAAGTTTGGTCAAGGTGTTCAGTTTCAGGATTCCATGCTACAAAAGAATAAGGAGCTTAGTTTTGAAGGGTTCAACAGACAAATGCTTCTTGAAATGTGTATTTTGAGTGGCTGTGATTATCTGCAGTCCTTGTCAGGTATGGGTCTCAAAAGGGCCCATGCaagcattaaaaaatttagaagttATGACAAG GTTCTTAAGCACTTGAGATATAGTGGAGTTTCTGTGCCTCCCTTTTATGAAGAGTCATTCAAGAAGGCTATACTTACTTTCCAATAtcaacgggtttatgatccaattaatgaaaatattgttCATTTGTCTAATATATCTGATGATATTGGTGATGAGTTAGACTTTTTAGGCCC AACCATGCCAAAAGATATAGCACAAAGAATAGCAAAAGGGGATCTTGATCCAATTACCAAAATGCCATTTGAG CAAAAAGGAAATTCAGAGCTCCTCGGGTGTCACCTACTGCTGCTAATGAAACAAAGAACTCTACTGCATATTGACTCTGAGAATTGGGGCAGTGTCCCTCCTCCTAATATCCAT aTTGGATATAGTTCTGCCACAAACAATTCTGAATTTACAGAGTCTCCATGTCATG AGAAGAAAAGCCCTGAACATACAGTACTGCGAAAGCCCAGGCAGCCAATTCATAAACCGTGTCTAGGGTTGCATGGGCACACAAACGTCCAAGACACAGCTGAAGGAAAAACCAGGGAGGAGGCAACAAGAAAGGTAACTGTAAGGAGTGCTTATTTTCAGCACAAGCAAGTGGAAAAGAATGTTTATGGCGAAAAACAAGATTGCCTGTCATCTGGCATTGCCATTGATGAGAGAAAAAATGCCTTATCTGAATAG
- the LOC100801178 gene encoding exonuclease 1 isoform X3: MGIQGFLPLLKSIMVPIHIKDLKGCSVAVDTYSWLHKGALSCSTELCKGMPTTRHIEYCMHRVNLLRHFGVKPILVFDGGLLPMKSEQENKRARARKDNLARAVEHESDGNSAAAYECYQKAVDISPQIACELIQVLKQENLQYIVAPYEADAQMTFLAISGQVDAVITEDSDLIPFGCPRIIFKMDKFGQGVQFQDSMLQKNKELSFEGFNRQMLLEMCILSGCDYLQSLSGMGLKRAHASIKKFRSYDKVLKHLRYSGVSVPPFYEESFKKAILTFQYQRVYDPINENIVHLSNISDDIGDELDFLGPTMPKDIAQRIAKGDLDPITKMPFELNPCLKGTVG; encoded by the exons ATGGGAATTCAGGGGTTTTTGCCGCTATTGAAGTCGATTATGGTTCCAATCCACATTAAGGATCTGAAGGGTTGTTCTGTAGCCGTAGACACCTACTCTTGGCTCCACAAAGGTGCCCTCTCTTGCAGCACCGAACTCTGCAAAGGGATGCCCACTACCAG GCACATTGAGTATTGCATGCACAGAGTAAATTTGCTGCGCCATTTTGGGGTTAAGCCTATTCTAGTGTTTGATGGAGGGCTTCTGCCAATGAAGAGTGAACAAGAGAACAAGCGTGCCAG GGCTAGAAAGGATAATCTTGCACGTGCAGTTGAGCATGAGTCAGATGGAAATTCAGCTGCTGCTTATGAGTGCTACCAGAAAGCAGTTGATATTTCACCTCAAATTGCATGTGAACTAATTCAG GTATTGAAGCAGGAGAACTTGCAGTATATTGTTGCTCCTTACGAGGCAGATGCCCAGATGACATTCTTGGCAATTAGTGGACAAGTTGATGCAGTTATAACTGAAGACTCTGATCTTATACCATTTGGTTGCCCAAGA ATTATCTTTAAAATGGACAAGTTTGGTCAAGGTGTTCAGTTTCAGGATTCCATGCTACAAAAGAATAAGGAGCTTAGTTTTGAAGGGTTCAACAGACAAATGCTTCTTGAAATGTGTATTTTGAGTGGCTGTGATTATCTGCAGTCCTTGTCAGGTATGGGTCTCAAAAGGGCCCATGCaagcattaaaaaatttagaagttATGACAAG GTTCTTAAGCACTTGAGATATAGTGGAGTTTCTGTGCCTCCCTTTTATGAAGAGTCATTCAAGAAGGCTATACTTACTTTCCAATAtcaacgggtttatgatccaattaatgaaaatattgttCATTTGTCTAATATATCTGATGATATTGGTGATGAGTTAGACTTTTTAGGCCC AACCATGCCAAAAGATATAGCACAAAGAATAGCAAAAGGGGATCTTGATCCAATTACCAAAATGCCATTTGAG TTAAACCCTTGTTTAAAGGGTACTGTTGGTTAA
- the LOC100801178 gene encoding exonuclease 1 isoform X1, producing MGIQGFLPLLKSIMVPIHIKDLKGCSVAVDTYSWLHKGALSCSTELCKGMPTTRHIEYCMHRVNLLRHFGVKPILVFDGGLLPMKSEQENKRARARKDNLARAVEHESDGNSAAAYECYQKAVDISPQIACELIQVLKQENLQYIVAPYEADAQMTFLAISGQVDAVITEDSDLIPFGCPRIIFKMDKFGQGVQFQDSMLQKNKELSFEGFNRQMLLEMCILSGCDYLQSLSGMGLKRAHASIKKFRSYDKVLKHLRYSGVSVPPFYEESFKKAILTFQYQRVYDPINENIVHLSNISDDIGDELDFLGPTMPKDIAQRIAKGDLDPITKMPFEVLLLLKQKGNSELLGCHLLLLMKQRTLLHIDSENWGSVPPPNIHIGYSSATNNSEFTESPCHEKKSPEHTVLRKPRQPIHKPCLGLHGHTNVQDTAEGKTREEATRKVTVRSAYFQHKQVEKNVYGEKQDCLSSGIAIDERKNALSE from the exons ATGGGAATTCAGGGGTTTTTGCCGCTATTGAAGTCGATTATGGTTCCAATCCACATTAAGGATCTGAAGGGTTGTTCTGTAGCCGTAGACACCTACTCTTGGCTCCACAAAGGTGCCCTCTCTTGCAGCACCGAACTCTGCAAAGGGATGCCCACTACCAG GCACATTGAGTATTGCATGCACAGAGTAAATTTGCTGCGCCATTTTGGGGTTAAGCCTATTCTAGTGTTTGATGGAGGGCTTCTGCCAATGAAGAGTGAACAAGAGAACAAGCGTGCCAG GGCTAGAAAGGATAATCTTGCACGTGCAGTTGAGCATGAGTCAGATGGAAATTCAGCTGCTGCTTATGAGTGCTACCAGAAAGCAGTTGATATTTCACCTCAAATTGCATGTGAACTAATTCAG GTATTGAAGCAGGAGAACTTGCAGTATATTGTTGCTCCTTACGAGGCAGATGCCCAGATGACATTCTTGGCAATTAGTGGACAAGTTGATGCAGTTATAACTGAAGACTCTGATCTTATACCATTTGGTTGCCCAAGA ATTATCTTTAAAATGGACAAGTTTGGTCAAGGTGTTCAGTTTCAGGATTCCATGCTACAAAAGAATAAGGAGCTTAGTTTTGAAGGGTTCAACAGACAAATGCTTCTTGAAATGTGTATTTTGAGTGGCTGTGATTATCTGCAGTCCTTGTCAGGTATGGGTCTCAAAAGGGCCCATGCaagcattaaaaaatttagaagttATGACAAG GTTCTTAAGCACTTGAGATATAGTGGAGTTTCTGTGCCTCCCTTTTATGAAGAGTCATTCAAGAAGGCTATACTTACTTTCCAATAtcaacgggtttatgatccaattaatgaaaatattgttCATTTGTCTAATATATCTGATGATATTGGTGATGAGTTAGACTTTTTAGGCCC AACCATGCCAAAAGATATAGCACAAAGAATAGCAAAAGGGGATCTTGATCCAATTACCAAAATGCCATTTGAG GTTTTGCTTCTCTTGAAGCAAAAAGGAAATTCAGAGCTCCTCGGGTGTCACCTACTGCTGCTAATGAAACAAAGAACTCTACTGCATATTGACTCTGAGAATTGGGGCAGTGTCCCTCCTCCTAATATCCAT aTTGGATATAGTTCTGCCACAAACAATTCTGAATTTACAGAGTCTCCATGTCATG AGAAGAAAAGCCCTGAACATACAGTACTGCGAAAGCCCAGGCAGCCAATTCATAAACCGTGTCTAGGGTTGCATGGGCACACAAACGTCCAAGACACAGCTGAAGGAAAAACCAGGGAGGAGGCAACAAGAAAGGTAACTGTAAGGAGTGCTTATTTTCAGCACAAGCAAGTGGAAAAGAATGTTTATGGCGAAAAACAAGATTGCCTGTCATCTGGCATTGCCATTGATGAGAGAAAAAATGCCTTATCTGAATAG